A window of the Microbacterium sp. LWH13-1.2 genome harbors these coding sequences:
- a CDS encoding glutamine synthetase family protein: MSGNLSIEQLDAGIAAGEIDTVIVAFADAQGRLVGKRVSARLFQEDILAHGAEACDYLLSVDVDMNTVDGYAMSGWDRGYGDMVLKPDVETMRNIPWLDGTALVMADLVWQNGEPVGPSPRAILDRQRDRLAERGWTAYSGTELEFIVFDNTYRDAWARKYEGLTPATDYNVDYNLLASTRMEPLLRDIRNSMDGAGLYCEGVKGECNFGQQEIAFRYAEVRETADQHAIYKNGAKEIAEQHGQALTFMAKFNEREGNSCHIHLSLRDQSGAPVMAGDGEHGFSPVMEHWIAGILATLREFTLLLAPNINSYKRFAKGSFAPTGVAWGIDNRTCALRVVGSGSGLRVENRVPGGDVNPYLAISAIIAGGLHGIENELPLPERFTGNAYEAGVDHLPTTLREAAKLFSESAIARAAFGDDVVEHYLNQARIEVEAYDAAVTDWERIRGFERL; encoded by the coding sequence ATGTCGGGCAACCTGAGCATCGAACAGCTGGATGCCGGCATCGCCGCCGGCGAGATCGACACGGTGATCGTGGCCTTCGCGGATGCGCAGGGGCGGCTGGTCGGCAAACGCGTGTCGGCGCGGCTGTTCCAGGAGGACATCCTGGCTCACGGAGCCGAGGCCTGCGACTACCTGCTGTCGGTCGACGTCGACATGAACACGGTCGACGGTTACGCGATGTCGGGCTGGGACCGCGGCTACGGCGACATGGTGCTCAAGCCCGACGTCGAGACTATGCGCAACATCCCGTGGCTCGACGGCACCGCGTTGGTCATGGCCGACCTCGTCTGGCAGAACGGCGAACCGGTCGGACCCTCGCCCCGCGCGATCCTCGATCGCCAGCGCGACCGCCTCGCCGAGCGCGGCTGGACCGCCTACTCGGGCACGGAGCTCGAGTTCATCGTCTTCGACAACACCTACCGCGACGCCTGGGCGCGCAAGTACGAGGGCCTGACGCCCGCGACCGACTACAACGTCGACTACAACCTGCTCGCCTCGACCCGCATGGAGCCGCTGCTGCGCGACATCCGCAACAGCATGGACGGCGCAGGGCTCTACTGCGAGGGCGTGAAGGGCGAGTGCAACTTCGGTCAGCAGGAGATCGCCTTCCGCTATGCCGAGGTGCGAGAGACCGCCGACCAGCATGCGATCTACAAGAACGGGGCGAAGGAGATCGCCGAGCAGCACGGCCAGGCGCTCACGTTCATGGCCAAGTTCAACGAGCGCGAGGGCAACAGCTGCCACATCCACCTGTCTCTGCGCGACCAGTCGGGCGCTCCCGTCATGGCGGGAGACGGCGAGCACGGCTTCAGCCCGGTGATGGAGCACTGGATCGCCGGCATCCTCGCCACGCTCCGCGAGTTCACGCTGCTGCTCGCGCCGAACATCAACTCGTACAAGCGGTTCGCGAAGGGCAGCTTCGCCCCGACGGGAGTCGCCTGGGGCATCGACAACCGCACGTGCGCGCTGCGCGTGGTCGGGTCGGGCTCGGGTCTGCGCGTCGAGAATCGCGTGCCCGGGGGAGACGTGAACCCGTACCTGGCGATCTCGGCGATCATCGCGGGCGGTCTGCACGGCATCGAGAACGAGCTTCCGCTGCCCGAGCGGTTCACCGGCAACGCCTATGAGGCGGGAGTCGACCATCTGCCGACGACCCTGCGCGAGGCGGCGAAGCTCTTCAGCGAGTCGGCCATCGCGCGGGCCGCTTTCGGCGACGACGTGGTCGAGCACTACCTGAACCAGGCCCGCATCGAGGTGGAAGCCTACGACGCGGCCGTCACCGACTGGGAGCGCATCCGTGGCTTCGAGCGCCTCTGA
- a CDS encoding gamma-glutamyl-gamma-aminobutyrate hydrolase family protein: MASSASDPAPLIGVTTYLERAQQGVWDVRAAFLPEQYLTSVTSVGGIALLLPPQDPDAADAAISGMHGLVLSGGADVAPELYGEDRHPLTDPARVDRDAWELALFRAAERRGIPVLAICRGLQLVNVARGGTLQQHLPESLGTEKYRIGGGVFAENDVEVSTDTPLAEIIGETEMRVHSYHHQGVGRLGDGLVAAAHSDDGLVQAFVDTSAGHIVGVQWHPEENAEDRRLFTDLVAQARAFAARRKEDAR; the protein is encoded by the coding sequence GTGGCTTCGAGCGCCTCTGACCCCGCGCCGCTGATCGGCGTCACGACGTACCTGGAGCGCGCGCAGCAGGGAGTGTGGGATGTGCGGGCGGCTTTCCTGCCCGAGCAGTACCTCACGAGCGTGACCTCGGTCGGCGGTATCGCGCTTCTGCTTCCGCCCCAGGACCCGGATGCCGCGGACGCGGCGATCTCGGGCATGCACGGCCTCGTGCTCTCCGGCGGTGCTGACGTCGCCCCCGAGCTGTACGGCGAGGACCGGCATCCGCTCACCGACCCCGCCCGCGTCGACCGTGATGCATGGGAGCTCGCCCTGTTCCGGGCGGCGGAGCGCCGTGGCATCCCGGTGCTCGCGATCTGCCGCGGTCTGCAGCTCGTGAACGTCGCCCGCGGCGGCACCCTGCAGCAGCACCTGCCCGAATCACTCGGCACCGAGAAGTACCGCATCGGCGGCGGCGTCTTCGCCGAGAACGACGTCGAGGTGTCGACCGACACTCCGCTCGCCGAGATCATCGGCGAGACCGAGATGCGCGTGCACAGCTACCACCACCAGGGCGTCGGTCGCCTCGGCGACGGTCTCGTGGCGGCGGCGCACTCCGACGACGGACTCGTGCAGGCCTTCGTCGACACCTCGGCCGGCCACATCGTCGGCGTCCAATGGCACCCGGAGGAGAACGCCGAGGATCGGCGGCTCTTCACCGATCTCGTCGCACAGGCCCGCGCGTTCGCCGCGCGGCGGAAGGAGGACGCCCGATGA